CCACGCGGGGAGCATCACCAGACTGACGTTCGTTGGCATCAGCAATCTACTTCCCCTCACCGTTCACCTACAACACGCGATACCACGACGACGGCGGGCCACCTGCGACGTGATCCAGCGAGAGTGGCTGCGTGAAGATCGCTTTGGTGATGCCGCGGGCCGACGTGTGCGGATCTTGGGTGTTGATGGGCCGAACCGTGGCTATGCGGACGTCGAAGGCGCGAGAGTAGGTTCCGGCAAGGTTCCCCACGACATTGAGCAACGTCAGAAGTCAGCATAGAGAAACTTCACCGCCTCTTCCGGAGCGCACGTTATCAGCAAAGCGATAACGGCGTAGCACACCGACCATTGCAGCCAAGGCGGCGTCCACTCGATCGACAGGCCGTGCGGGCGGTCACGTTGAAACCACTCCACCATAAACACGACTATCGCCATCGCAACCGCTGTGACCATCGCGATGCCAATGTGTCGCTCTTGTGAAAACGCAGATAGCAACGGGTATTTCGTCCACGACCGTGAGGTCATTGCTCCAACGTACGCAAACGCGCTGCTCACGCTTCCGGCACGGAAGAAGACCCACGCAAACGTAACAAGCGTAAACGTGAAGGCCATTTGCGTCATCTCTCGCAGTGTCGGCCATCGTCTTCCTCGCGCGACGATTCGAGAGCGCTTCCCCGGCGGACGCGCTATGAGTGGGAAGAAATACAACCCAACAAGCACGCCCCACGCCACAAACGTCCATTTGGGCCCATGCCACAGTCCGCAAGCAGCAAACGTAAGGAGGATATTCAGACACCACCGGAGGGTGCCACGGTAGTTTGCTCCCAAAGGGAAGAAGACATAATCACGGAACCATGACGAGAGGGAGATGTGCCACCGACGTCAGAACTCTCCTATGTCGCGTGAGAAATACGGATACGCGAAATTGCGCGTGAGTTCGATCCCTAGAAGTCGACCTATCCCCATGGCCATATCCGAGTAACCGGAAAAATCACAATAGATCTGGATGCTGAAGAACAGCGTTCCGATCGCCAGTTCCCCACCGCCCGCCAGGCTCTGCTGGGTGTAGATGCGGTCCACAATCAATGCGAGATTGTCGGCTACGACCACCTTCTTGAGGGCTCCCCAGAGGAATTGTCTTACTCCGTCGCTCAAAGCCTCGTCGTTTACTTCGGCGCGGCGTTTGAGTTGGGGCAGCAACGTTGTGCCGCGCTCAATCGGCCCGGCGAGCATGACCGGAAAACAAGACAGGTACGCGACAAATCTCGGGAAGTTCCTTTCGGCCGGGATTGTCCCTCGGTAGACGTCAACCAGATAGCTCATCTTCGCGAACGTGTAGAAGCTGATTCCAACGGGCAGAATGGCGCGGTACGCCCAAGGAGCCATTTGTGCGCCGAATGGTTCCCAAAGATCCGTCAACGAAACAACGAGGAATGTCGAGTACTTGAGATAGGCCAGTGGCAGGAGGCTCAGGAGCAAGGCTCCGGCAAGCCATCTTCCTTTCGTGGCTTCAGACTCGGCCGACGAGATCTTCAGGCCGATGGCGTAGTCGATCGATATTGTCAGAAGCAGCAGCGGAACGAGTTGGGGGTTCCACGAACCGTAAAAGGCGAGGTTCGCGACTATGAGGACGGCGTTCCGTGAGCCGACAGATCGTCTATTTGCTGTCCAGTACGCCGCGAAGACCACGCAGAGGAAGAGAATGAACGGCAGCGAAACAAAAGTCATCGCGGCACGTCCGGCAGAAACACAGGGTCGGCACCGGAAGTCGCTTCGTTTCCTCCTCGGCGCGCGAGTTCATGCACGATGCGTTGAAGCAAGATCCGGCGACCCTCGGGCTCCAGGTGTGCTTCGTCACGAAAACAGATTATGCCGGCACTTTCATCAAACGCTGTCAACCCGTTGATGTAGCTGGCGTTGTCCGGCCACTGGACTGACTCGAGGGCGCCGTTCAGTTGCTTCATGGCCCCTGGCATGAACTGCTTACGATAGGCCCAGTTCTTCGACACCGATTGTTCGGCCGTTGGAGGGCCCTGACGAAGGTAAAGATACGGTTGCAGGACCGCAACGTGTCGTGCGCCAATCCCCCTGGCAAGGAGTGAAATCTTGGTGATGTTCGAGCGGTACAGCGCGACAGTGCTGTCGATCAACGCGTGGTCAAGTCCAACTGCCACTTCGCGCCGGCGCTCGGCGATCTTCCGCGCAGTATTGACCAACTGTGAAGTGGCGAGTAACCGTGTCACCCAGAAAGTGGTTGGGTTGGTAAGTGCCTGCTCGATAGCGATGTTGAGGTATGGAATGCCTGGTTTTCCGGTCTTTGTGACTCCGATGATGTCGTTAATCCCATCAAGGGTGACAATTAGATCCGGTTGAAGTTGCATTCCGTAAAGGCTCAACTGGACAAGTTCCTGACTCGAGTTGTAGCCCCCCTGTGAAAGATTGAGCACCTCGACCTTGCGACCGAATAATCGCTCAAACGCGGCCTCGAGTTCCTCGCGCGTGAATTGCTGTGCGGTAGAGGAGCCGCACCAGAGGACTCGAGGAACACCTTCTCGTCGAGGTCGGTAGGCGTATGTCGCCTCGTCGCCCGCCGTGATCAGAAACGGCGCATAGTTGAGTTGTTCCTGGTTCGCATGGTTGGCGCTGCCGTACTGCCACCAAATCGCGACACGCGCGGCGGATTCGCCCAGAAGGAACAGGAACGCGATGGCCGCTAACGGAATGAGCCGATCTACCCATTTCTGCGGGGAATCCTGGCTCACTCTGGCCTCTGTGTGCGCTGGGAACGGCGTCGGGAACGGGGGGGGTGGTCACTCAAGAGTCAGCACGCCCCGAGAGTCGCTCTGTGTTTCGTTGTTCGCGGAGATCTCGGTACGATTGTGTGACTTGACGCGGTGCTACGACCCAATCGCCCCGAATGGCTGCGATAAGGGGGGCTGCGACAAGGAACGCGAACAGGGGAGAATCGAAAACCGTGACGCGCTGAAACACGAACATGATGAGCGGCGGCAGGCTGATGAATACACAGGCCATGAGGCGGTCTGGGCGCGGTTTGGCCAGGTACTTCAACGAGGTGAGCAGTGCGACCAAGATTATGACGCTGTAGCCGATCATGGCGCCCACGCCGCCTAGAACAAGGGCTGTATACGGCGCGAAATCGGATCCCAAGTAATCGCTGTCGACTGTTCCAATTGCCGAAAGGGAGGCCCCCACCAGGGGGGTTCCGAGCGGGCGAGTCATGATCTGGTGTCCTAACGTCTTCCAGAACCGAATGGCATTCTCTTCCCGCACGGTCGCCGATTCCGCCTTGGCGTCGTAGCTGCGGACGAAGAAGTTACCGAACAGGGTGACGACCCCCACGGCGATAACCGCCAGGATCAGCCCGCGGACGAGCCAGCGCCGCGTCCACCACAGTGTGAAGGAGCCCGCCATTACCGCGGCACTGGCAAACCCGCCGAGCGAGTAAG
This portion of the Acidobacteriota bacterium genome encodes:
- a CDS encoding SGNH/GDSL hydrolase family protein is translated as MSQDSPQKWVDRLIPLAAIAFLFLLGESAARVAIWWQYGSANHANQEQLNYAPFLITAGDEATYAYRPRREGVPRVLWCGSSTAQQFTREELEAAFERLFGRKVEVLNLSQGGYNSSQELVQLSLYGMQLQPDLIVTLDGINDIIGVTKTGKPGIPYLNIAIEQALTNPTTFWVTRLLATSQLVNTARKIAERRREVAVGLDHALIDSTVALYRSNITKISLLARGIGARHVAVLQPYLYLRQGPPTAEQSVSKNWAYRKQFMPGAMKQLNGALESVQWPDNASYINGLTAFDESAGIICFRDEAHLEPEGRRILLQRIVHELARRGGNEATSGADPVFLPDVPR